A genome region from Camelina sativa cultivar DH55 chromosome 10, Cs, whole genome shotgun sequence includes the following:
- the LOC104718042 gene encoding jacalin-related lectin 45-like: MCKNXTKQFQFVLDYENDEYIKSIEGFYDRYGFISSLTFKTSKDRDSEVFGKPNGTKFVIMAKGFDKLVGFRGRSYGNRVTSLGANFAVVVAPPVKKLEAKGGDPGCEEWDDGIHEGVYKIIVSREHSVVKAVKFEYVNGYADGQYQTVNGNDHVKIIPGDDIKEFKLCLGDEYITSVEGHYGQRLRLSGMARELIELIGFKYITMLKFKTNKGITYEALGNEEEDHEYVGESFVLGMEGHKIVGFHGKFAFDTVHQIGVYVKPIDNP, translated from the exons atgtgtaaaaatcaNACCAAACAGTTTCAA TTTGTGCTGGACTATGAAAATGACGAGTACATAAAGTCCATTGAGGGATTCTACGATAGATATGGTTTCATTTCGTCTTTAACCTTCAAAACATCAAAGGATAGAGACTCTGAGGTATTTGGGAAACCGAATGGTACCAAATTCGTCATCATGGCAAAAGGGTTTGATAAGCTTGTCGGGTTCCGAGGAAGGTCTTACGGTAATCGTGTCACTTCTCTCGGAGCAAATTTTGCGGTGGTGGTAGCTCCACCAGTGAAGAAACTAGAAGCAAAAGGTGGGGATCCTGGTTGCGAGGAGTGGGATGATGGGATCCACGAAGGTGTTTACAAGATAATAGTATCAAGAGAACACTCAGTTGTGAAGGCGGTCAAGTTTGAGTACGTCAACGGATACGCCGACGGACAGTACCAAACTGTAAATGGAAACGATCACGTGAAGATCATCCCAGGTGATGATATCAAAGAG TTTAAGCTTTGTTTAGGAGATGAATATATCACATCCGTTGAAGGACACTACGGTCAAAGACTGCGACTTTCTGGAATGGCGCGTGAATTAATTGAACTGATTGGATTCAAATACATAACGATGCTTAAGTTCAAGACAAACAAGGGTATAACATATGAAGCGTTGgggaacgaagaagaagatcatgagTATGTGGGAGAATCGTTCGTGTTGGGTATGGAAGGTCACAAGATTGTTGGGTTCCATGGCAAGTTTGCATTTGACACTGTTCATCAAATTGGTGTTTACGTCAAGCCAATCGATAACccttaa
- the LOC104718036 gene encoding methylsterol monooxygenase 1-3, which translates to MIPYRTVEEASVALGRNLTRLETVWFDYSATKSNFHVYCHTILLLFLVFSLAPLPLVFVELSGWFDQYKIQPKVKYSLSEMFRCYKQVMKLFLLVVGTLQIVSYPSIQMVGIRSGLPLPSLMEIVAQLVVYFLIEDYTNYWIHRWLHCKLGYEMIHRIHHEHTSPIGYASPYAHWGEILILGIPTFLGPAIAPGHIMTFWLWIALRQIEAIETHSGYDFPWTLTKFIPFYGGAEYHDYHHYVGGQSQSNFASVFTYCDYIYGTDKGYRIHKKILQQQVKEEAEEKGGTKYD; encoded by the exons ATGATCCCATATCGAACCGTTGAAGAGGCGTCCGTGGCTTTAGGAAGAAACCTGACTAGGCTCGAGACGGTTTGGTTCGATTACTCAGCCACCAAGTCCAATTTTCATGTATATTGCCATACCATTTTGCTTCTCTTCCTTGTCTTTTCCCTCGCTCCTCTCCCTCTTGTGTTTGTGGAGCTGTCCGGCTGGTTCGATCAGTACAAGATTCAGCCGAAGGTTAAGTATTCGTTGTCAGAGATGTTCCGATGTTATAAACAAGTCATGAAGTTGTTCCTTCTCGTCGTCGGTACCTTGCAAATCGTTTCTTATCCTTCGATCCAG ATGGTAGGGATTCGAAGTGGTTTGCCATTACCATCGTTAATGGAGATAGTAGCACAGCTAGTGGTTTACTTCTTGATAGAAGATTACACTAACTACTGGATCCATAGATGGTTGCATTGCAAATTGGGTTATGAGATGATTCATCGAATCCATCACGAGCACACATCTCCCATCGGATATGCATCGCCGTATGCACATTGGGGCGAGATCTTGATTCTTGGTATTCCGACGTTTCTTGGACCCGCGATTGCTCCTGGCCACATTATGACCTTTTGGTTATGGATAGCTTTACGCCAAATCGAGGCTATTGAGACTCACAGCGG ATATGATTTTCCATGGACTCTGACAAAATTTATTCCTTTTTACGGTGGAGCTGAGTATCATGATTATCATCATTACGTTGGAGGACAAAGCCAGAGCAACTTTGCTTCAGTGTTTACGTACTGTGATTACATCTATGGAACTGACAAA GGTTATAGAATCCATAAGAAGATTCTTCAACAGCAG GTTAAGGAGGAAGCAGAAGAGAAGGGAGGAACGAAATATGATTAG
- the LOC104718038 gene encoding methyl-CpG-binding domain-containing protein 1-like — MDAESSNSTSLKGKAKSSSEREIDIFAVQCAECQKWRKLNSQEDYELVRSRQLEKEFVCEELEGVSCEDAGDIEYDSSNTWALEKPGLPETPEGFKRSYVMRKDYSKMDVYYVTSTGKKFKTLAEIEAFIEANEEFKNAPLEDFSFTAPEVMEDTVPKPSKEDE, encoded by the exons ATGGATGCTGAATCATCGAACTCAACAAGCCTTAAG GGAAAAGCCAAAAGTTCTTCAGAGCGGGAAATAGATATCTTTGCTGTGCAATGTGCCGAGTGCCAAAAGTGGAGGAAGCTTAATTCTCAAGAGGACTACGAGCTAGTCAGAAGTAGACAACTAGAGAAAGAGTTTGTGTGCGAAGAGTTAGAAGGTGTGTCCTGCGAAGATGCTGGAGACATAGAGTATGACTCCTCCAACACATGGGCTCTTGAAAAGCCTGGCTTGCCTGAGACACCAGAAGGGTTCAAGAGGAGCTATGTTATGAGAAAGGACTACTCGAAAATGGATGTGTACTACGTAACTTCTACTGGGAAGAAGTTCAAGACGCTCGCTGAGATTGAAGCCTTCATTGAGGCCAATGAGGAGTTTAAGAATGCACCACTTGAAGATTTTAGTTTTACAGCACCAGAGGTAATGGAAGACACTGTCCCCAAGCCATCCAAGGAAGATGAATGA
- the LOC104720179 gene encoding methylsterol monooxygenase 1-3-like, which produces MIPYPTVEAASVALGRNLTWFEMVWFNYSATKSHFYVYCHTILLLFLVFSLAPFPLVVMELTGWFNQYKIQPKVKYSFSDMFRCYKDVMKLFTLVVGTLQIVSYPSIQMIGIRSGLPLPSCLEMVAQIVVYFLIEDYSNYWIHRLLHCKWGYEKIHRIHHEYTSPIGYASPYAHWAEILILGIPTFLGPVIAPGHILTYWLWIALRQIEAIETHSGYDFPWTLTKYIPFYGGAEYHDYHHHVGGQSQSNFASVFTYCDYIYGTDKGYRIYKKLHHHQSRLKSKLTRREE; this is translated from the exons ATGATCCCTTATCCAACCGTTGAAGCGGCGTCCGTGGCGTTAGGACGAAACCTGACCTGGTTCGAgatggtttggttcaattactCAGCCACCAAATCCCATTTCTATGTATATTGCCACACCATTTTGCTTCTCTTCCTCGTCTTTTCCCTCGCTCCTTTCCCTCTTGTAGTTATGGAATTGACCGGCTGGTTCAATCAGTATAAGATTCAGCCGAAGGTTAAATATTCGTTTTCAGACATGTTCCGATGTTATAAAGATGTCATGAAGTTGTTCACTCTCGTCGTCGGCACATTGCAAATCGTTTCTTATCCTTCAATCCAG ATGATTGGGATTAGAAGTGGGTTACCATTGCCATCTTGTTTGGAGATGGTAGCACAAATAGTAGTTTACTTCTTGATAGAGGATTACTCTAACTACTGGATCCATAGATTGTTGCATTGCAAATGGGGTTATGAGAAGATTCATCGAATCCATCACGAGTACACATCTCCCATCGGATATGCCTCCCCGTATGCACATTGGGCCGAGATCTTGATCCTTGGGATTCCGACGTTTCTTGGACCGGTGATTGCTCCTGGCCACATTTTAACTTATTGGTTATGGATAGCTTTACGGCAAATCGAAGCCATTGAGACTCATAGCGG ATATGATTTCCCATGGACTCTAACAAAGTACATTCCATTTTATGGTGGAGCTGAGTATCATGATTATCATCACCACGTTGGAGGACAAAGCCAAAGCAACTTTGCATCAGTTTTCACTTACTGCGACTACATCTATGGAACTGACAAG GGCTATCGAATCTATAAgaagcttcatcatcatcagagcAG ATTAAAGAGTAAGCTGACGAGAAGGGAGGAATGA
- the LOC104718039 gene encoding methyl-CpG-binding domain-containing protein 1-like: MDASSSANPTTLKRKGKTSEREMGIFAVQCEECHKWRQIDTQEAYEQIRRRLLEDQFVCMQKEGTTCEDAGDLVYDSSRVWSVDKRGLPETPRGFRRSLVMRKDYSKVDAYYVTPTGKKLKMYSEIEDFLKATDPDYDSRMLEVFSFTVPKIMEKTVPKRTKE; encoded by the exons ATGGACGCTAGCTCATCAGCGAATCCAACAACCCTTAAG AGAAAAGGCAAAACTTCAGAGAGGGAGATGGGTATCTTTGCTGTGCAATGTGAGGAGTGCCACAAGTGGAGGCAGATTGATACGCAAGAAGCATACGAACAAATAAGACGTAGACTACTCGAGGACCAGTTTGTGTGTATGCAGAAAGAGGGTACTACCTGTGAAGATGCTGGAGACCTTGTGTACGACTCCTCCAGAGTATGGTCCGTTGACAAGCGTGGCTTGCCTGAGACACCAAGAGGGTTCAGGAGGAGCTTAGTTATGAGAAAGGACTACTCGAAAGTTGATGCTTACTACGTAACTCCTACTGGGAAGAAGTTGAAGATGTACTCTGAGATTGAAGACTTCCTTAAGGCCACTGATCCGGATTATGATAGTAGAATGCTTGAAGTTTTTAGCTTTACAGTCccaaaaataatggaaaaaactGTCCCCAAGCGAACCAAAGAGTAG
- the LOC104718035 gene encoding methylsterol monooxygenase 1-2-like, which translates to MIPYATVEEASTALGRNLTLLETLWFDYSATKSDYYLYCHNILFLFAIFSFVSLPLVFIELSRSTSDWFDRYKIQPKVKNSFSDIFRCYKGVMKMFILVVGPLQLVSYPSIQMIEIQSGLPLPSLMEIVAQLVVYFLVEDYTNYWIHRFFHSKWGYEKFHHVHHEYTAPIGYAAPYAHWAEVLLLGIPTFLGPAIAPGHMITFWLWIALRQIEAIETHSGYDFPWTLTKYIPFYGGAEYHDYHHYVGGQSQSNFASVFTYCDYIYGTDKGYRFQKKLLQQIKESSKKSNKQINGGGKLD; encoded by the exons ATGATCCCTTACGCCACAGTCGAAGAAGCGTCCACGGCGTTAGGCCGAAACCTCACTCTGCTGGAGACTCTCTGGTTCGATTACTCCGCCACCAAATCAGACTACTACCTCTACTGCCACaacatcctcttcctcttcgcCATCTTCTCCTTCGTCTCTCTTCCTCTCGTATTCATCGAATTGTCTCGATCTACCTCAGATTGGTTCGATCGGTACAAGATTCAACCCAAGGTGAAGAACTCTTTCTCCGACATCTTCCGGTGTTACAAAGGCGTCATGAAGATGTTCATCCTCGTCGTTGGTCCTTTACAACTCGTTTCTTATCCTTCGATTCAG ATGATTGAGATTCAAAGTGGGTTGCCATTACCATCGTTAATGGAGATTGTAGCACAGTTAGTGGTTTACTTCTTGGTAGAGGATTACACTAACTACTGGATTCATAGATTCTTTCATTCCAAATGGGGTTATGAGAAGTTTCATCATGTTCATCATGAGTATACAGCTCCTATTGGTTATGCTGCTCCTTATGCTCATTGGGCTGAGGTTTTGCTTCTTGGCATTCCCACGTTTCTTGGACCGGCCATTGCTCCTGGTCACATGATTACCTTTTGGTTGTGGATTGCTTTACGCCAAATTGAGGCTATCGAAACTCATAGCGG gtATGATTTCCCATGGACTCTGACTAAGTACATTCCTTTCTATGGTGGAGCTGAGTATCATGATTATCATCACTACGTTGGAGGACAAAGCCAGAGTAACTTTGCATCAGTTTTCACTTACTGCGACTATATCTATGGAACTGACAAA GGTTACCGGTTCCAAAAGAAGCTTCTGCAGCAG ATCAAAGAGTCGTCTAAGAAGAGCAACAAGCAGATTAATGGAGGAGGGAAATTGGATTAG
- the LOC104718040 gene encoding methyl-CpG-binding domain-containing protein 1-like: protein MDAKSAASASSTTAKRKFIASGRSIDIYAVECKLCLKWRKIDTQEEYEEIRSRQREDPFVCNKKEGVSCKDAADLNYDSSRTWAIDKPGLPRTPRGFKRSLILRKDYSKVDAYYITPTGKRLKSRNEIAAFIEANQDYSYAPLEDFNFTVPKVMEDTLPSTTTVHGGLTIRSRPRIISHPRKIIN, encoded by the exons ATGGATGCGAAATCAGCAGCATCAGCGTCATCAACCACCGCTAAG AGAAAATTCATTGCTTCAGGGAGGTCGATTGATATCTACGCTGTTGAATGTAAACTTTGCTTGAAGTGGAGGAAGATTGATACTCAAGAAGAGTATGAGGAGATCAGAAGTAGACAACGAGAGGACCCATTTGTGTGCAACAAGAAAGAAGGTGTTTCCTGTAAAGATGCTGCAGACCTGAACTATGATTCCTCCAGAACATGGGCCATTGACAAGCCTGGCTTGCCTAGAACACCAAGAGGGTTCAAGAGGAGCTTAATTCTGAGAAAGGACTACTCGAAAGTGGATGCTTACTACATAACTCCTACTGGGAAGAGGCTCAAGTCTCGCAACGAAATCGCAGCATTCATTGAAGCCAACCAGGATTATAGTTATGCACCGCTTGAAGATTTCAATTTCACTGTCCCAAAGGTGATGGAAGATACTCTCCCTAGTACTACTACTGTCCATGGTGGTCTAACTATCAGGTCAAGACCCAGAATCATAAGCCATCCAAGGAAAATTATTAATTGA
- the LOC104718043 gene encoding jacalin-related lectin 45-like produces the protein MTTRVTDQGGINGDLFDDGVNDYVRKVIVGECSQGITYIKIEYVRDGVVVEQEHGKKTGTQTQAEFEVNHPDEYITLIWGTIRDDYISESRIINIEDLDGLDLEELNPPLENFTIQTSRMDENPRSKFGVSELQLKTSCGRTSQVFGSPGLLSKAFKLKGKNGTKLVGLHGRFGDFLCSIGAHFIFVSGAFKQVKPHGGIVGDAWDDGVYDCVRKVRVGEDADRVTSVEFVYSNGDQLITYCHGKKLQERKEFVLDYENDEYIKSIEGFYDRYGFISSLTFKTSKDRDSEVFGKPNGTKFVIMAKGFDKLVGFRGRSYGNRVTSLGANFAVVVAPPVKKLEAKGGDPGCEEWDDGIHEGVYKIIVSREHSVVKAVKFEYVNGYADGQYQTVNGNDHVKIIPGDDIKEFKLCLGDEYITSVEGHYGQRLRLSGMARELIELIGFKYITMLKFKTNKGITYEALGNEEEDHEYVGESFVLGMEGHKIVGFHGKFAFDTVHQIGVYVKPIDNP, from the exons atgacGACAAGAGTGACAGATCAAGGTGGCATCAACGGAGACCTATTCGACGATGGTGTTAATGATTATGTGaggaaagtgattgtcggagAATGCTCTCAGGGCATCACTTACATCAAGATTGAGTACGTGAGAGATGGAGTAGTCGTGGAACAAGAACATGGAAAAAAGACAGGAACACAAACACAG GCTGAGTTTGAAGTTAATCACCCAGACGAGTACATCACATTGATTTGGGGAACGATTAGAGATGATTACATATCTGAGAGTCGTATCATCAATATTGAGGACCTGGATGGATTAGACTTAGAGGAG ttaAACCCTCCACTTGAAAATTTCACTATACAAACTAGTCGAATGGATGAGAATCCTAGGTCTAAGTTTGGGGTGTCGGAGCTTCAGTTAAAGACATCATGCGGGAGAACATCTCAGGTGTTTGGTTCGCCCGGTTTGCTTAGCAAGGCGTTCAAGTTAAAAGGCAAAAACGGAACGAAACTTGTTGGGCTCCATGGTCGCTTTGGTGACTTTCTCTGCTCTATAGGAGCTCACTTTATCTTCGTTTCTGGTGCTTTCAAGCAAGTAAAACCTCATGGTGGAATCGTTGGGGACGCTTGGGACGATGGGGTTTACGACTGTGTGAGGAAAGTGCGTGTTGGAGAAGATGCTGATCGTGTCACGTCCGTTGAATTCGTATACAGTAATGGAGATCAGCTGATAACATATTGTCACGGCAAAAAGTTACAAGAACGTaaagag TTTGTGCTGGACTATGAAAATGACGAGTACATAAAGTCCATTGAGGGATTCTACGATAGATATGGTTTCATTTCGTCTTTAACCTTCAAAACATCAAAGGATAGAGACTCTGAGGTATTTGGGAAACCGAATGGTACCAAATTCGTCATCATGGCAAAAGGGTTTGATAAGCTTGTCGGGTTCCGAGGAAGGTCTTACGGTAATCGTGTCACTTCTCTCGGAGCAAATTTTGCGGTGGTGGTAGCTCCACCAGTGAAGAAACTAGAAGCAAAAGGTGGGGATCCTGGTTGCGAGGAGTGGGATGATGGGATCCACGAAGGTGTTTACAAGATAATAGTATCAAGAGAACACTCAGTTGTGAAGGCGGTCAAGTTTGAGTACGTCAACGGATACGCCGACGGACAGTACCAAACTGTAAATGGAAACGATCACGTGAAGATCATCCCAGGTGATGATATCAAAGAG TTTAAGCTTTGTTTAGGAGATGAATATATCACATCCGTTGAAGGACACTACGGTCAAAGACTGCGACTTTCTGGAATGGCGCGTGAATTAATTGAACTGATTGGATTCAAATACATAACGATGCTTAAGTTCAAGACAAACAAGGGTATAACATATGAAGCGTTGgggaacgaagaagaagatcatgagTATGTGGGAGAATCGTTCGTGTTGGGTATGGAAGGTCACAAGATTGTTGGGTTCCATGGCAAGTTTGCATTTGACACTGTTCATCAAATTGGTGTTTACGTCAAGCCAATCGATAACccttaa
- the LOC104718037 gene encoding probable protein S-acyltransferase 13 — MAWNMFKFCTALRALGSIMIVVVIGIIGFTYYAVVVANYGPALLTGGFDSSVALLVLALFHFLLVMLLWSYFSVVVTDPGGVPTGWRPELDIEKSGDGNQNLIGEANPSLSVGDSSNHGVRYCRKCNQYKPPRSHHCSVCGRCILKMDHHCVWVVNCVGAMNYKSFLLFLFYTFLETTLVAISLLPVFLVFFSDGDGDITVSPGSLAATFVAFVLNIAFALSVLGFLIMHIMLVARNTTTIEAYEKHTVNWPYNLGRKTNFEQVFGSNKMYWFVPLYTEEDMKKLPALGGLDNASRSETEPLQSL; from the exons ATGGCGTGGAACATGTTCAAGTTCTGCACAGCACTTCGTGCCTTGGGTTCGATTATGATCGTAGTTGTCATCGGGATCATCGGATTCACATACTACGCTGTTGTCGTCGCGAATTACGGACCTGCTCTATTGACCGGTGGTTTCGATTCGTCAGTAGCTCTTTTGGTTTTAGCCTTGTTTCACTTTCTG CTTGTAATGCTATTGTGGAGTTATTTCTCTGTTGTTGTGACGGACCCTGGTGGTGTTCCAACGGGTTGGAGGCCAGAGTTAGATATAGAGAAAAGCGGCGATGGAAACCAAAATTTGATTGGAGAAGCTAACCCATCACTCTCGGTTGGAGATTCCTCGAATCATGGTGTAAGATACTGCAGGAAGTGCAATCAATATAAACCTCCTCGTTCTCACCATTGTTCAGTAT GTGGAAGATGCATACTAAAGATGGACCATCACTGTGTTTGGGTTGTAAATTGTGTTGGGGCAATGAATTACAAGTCTTTTCTCCTATTCTTG TTTTACACATTTCTTGAGACAACGTTGGTTGCAATATCGCTATTGCCAGTTTTCCTCGTATTCTTCAGTGATGGAGATGGTGACATAACTGTATCACCAGGAAGCCTAGCAGCCACCTTTGTTGCATTTG TATTGAACATAGCATTTGCGCTAAGTGTCCTAGGCTTCTTAATTATGCACATAATGTTGGTTGCTCGTAACACCACAACTATTGAG GCATATGAGAAGCATACAGTTAACTGGCCGTACAACCTTGGTCGTAAGACAAACTTTGAACAG GTATTTGGAAGTAATAAGATGTATTGGTTCGTGCCATTATACACCGAAGAAGATATGAAGAAGTTGCCAGCACTTGGAGGGTTGGACAATGCGAGCAGGTCGGAGACAGAGCCACTTCAGTCTCTATGA
- the LOC104718041 gene encoding uncharacterized protein LOC104718041, translating to MQGGGGGRDPFGGFGFGGGSFGGLNNGPPQNLMSSFFGGRDPFDDPFFTQPFGGGGGGMFHSNFFGGSSMNPFPEMRPPPGFIDQPPGPSRSSARGPIIEEIDSDDDEKEEEEEEEEKGKEKKRGSLGKHGRSSSEADTEYARVEAEERRNRELLYMNANPERRNSQQMQNMNVSGMVNNGLWQPQTRSYSFHSSSVTYGGQNGNYYTSSKTRRTGSDGLTLEESREANTATREAAHRISRGLHNKGHTVARKLSSDGRVDTTQTLHNLNEDELADFEQSWSGNARRQMQLPGRSGSFGSGLVNREQPVLLPSTDPSPSHARSEPSRRTKGAMNLRGHGRN from the exons ATGcaaggaggtggtggtggtagagATCCTTTTGGTGGATTTGGTTTTGGAGGAGGCTCTTTTGGTGGTCTTAATAATGGTCCTCCTCAAAATCTCATGTCCAGTTTTTTCGGTGGAAGAGATCCGTTTGATGATCCTTTCTTCACCCAGCCTTttggtggtggcggcggcggcATGTTTCACTCCAATTTCTTTGGAGGTTCCAGCATGAATCCTTTTCCAGAAATGCGTCCTCCACCCGGTTTTATTGATCAGCCACCAGGACCAAGTCGATCATCAGCACGTGGACCGATTATTGAAGAGattgattctgatgatgatgagaaggaagaagaagaagaagaagaagaaaaagggaaagagaagaagagagggagTCTTGGCAAACATGGCCGGTCCAGCAGTGAGGCTGATACTGAATATGCTAGAGTAGAAGCGGAAG AGAGAAGGAACAGAGAGTTGCTATACATGAATGCAAATCCGGAGAGAAGGAACTCACAGCAAATGCAGAACATGAATGTTAGTGGTATGGTGAACAATGGACTATGGCAACCACAAACCCGTAGTTATAGTTTCCACAGCTCCTCTGTTACTTACGGTGGTCAGAACGGTAACTACTACACTTCTTCCAAGACCAGACGGACTGGAAGTGATGGG TTAACTCTTGAAGAAAGCAGAGAGGCCAACACTGCAACGCGGGAAGCTGCACACAGGATCTCGAGAGGCCTTCATAACAAG GGCCACACAGTTGCTCGTAAACTTAGCTCAGATGGTCGTGTTGATACAACGCAGACCTTGCACAATTTAAACGAAG ATGAATTGGCTGACTTTGAGCAGTCTTGGAGTGGAAATGCCAGAAGGCAAATGCAGTTACCTGGTCGGTCTGGTTCCTTTGGCA GCGGTCTTGTAAACAGAGAGCAACCAGTGTTGCTTCCCTCGACTGATCCAAGTCCTTCTCATGCACGATCAGAACcatcaagaagaacaaaagGTGCAATGAATCTAAGAGGACATGGCAGAAACTAA
- the LOC104718033 gene encoding uncharacterized protein At4g22758-like, with protein MSDSIHRRKASNPVVNGGRSSRTRRTASRCVSDKNKTHSKSTKNVFERSYSEPSLINRRRDGGDSSLRRPSPMRGLQTEESADPIVYLPRIRSEVFSSSPTLTSLSSPSSSAPINLEGNKREAPKVVINVAVEGSPGPVRAMVKLSSNVEETIKIVVDKYCEEGRTPKLNRDSAFELHQSHFSIQCLEKREIIGELGSRSFYMRKKAHEQNGGSLPGIATVRASLIPSSNLIGSCIAQFIGKIIRRTRKIWNILVCVQ; from the exons ATGTCTGATTCGATTCACCGGAGAAAAGCTTCGAATCCGGTTGTAAACGGTGGCCGGAGCTCAAGAACGAGACGCACGGCGTCAAGGTGCGTTTCCGATAAGAATAAAACTCACTCGAAATCGACGAAAAATGTTTTCGAACGAAGCTATTCAGAGCCGAGTCTTATCAATCGTCGCCGTGACGGAGGAGACAGTAGTTTGCGGCGACCGTCGCCGATGAGAGGTTTACAAACGGAAGAATCTGCAGACCCGATCGTTTACTTGCCTAGGATTCGCTCTgaggttttctcttcttctccgacgTTAACGAGCTTATCTTCGCCGTCGTCTTCAGCTCCGATCAATCTAGAG ggTAATAAAAGAGAAGCACCAAAAGTAGTAATTAATGTAGCAGTAGAAGGAAGTCCTGGACCTGTAAGAGCAATGGTTAAGCTGAGTTCTAACGTCGAAGAAACGATCAAAATCGTTGTTGATAAGTACTGCGAAGAAGGACGAACACCTAAACTCAATCGAGATTCTGCTTTTGAATTGCATCAGTCACATTTCAGCATCCAGT GTttggaaaaaagagaaataatagGAGAATTAGGAAGTAGAAGCTTCTACATGAGAAAGAAAGCTCATGAACAAAACGGAGGTTCGTTACCCGGGATTGCAACGGTGAGAGCTAGCCTTATCCCGTCGTCGAATTTGATCGGATCGTGCATCGCTCAGTTCATTGGGAAAATCATAAGGAGAACGAGAAAGATATGGAACATATTGGTATGTGTGCAATGA